The Stigmatella ashevillena genomic sequence GGCCGCGTGGATGAGGCTGGAGGCGGCCTTCACATAGGCCAAAGCCACCTCCGTCGAGCCCCCCGTCCAGTCCACCGCCGCGAACGCCACGGCGGTCTTGAGCGCCCCCAGCGACTGCCGGGCGGCCCCCACCTGGGGCGAGTCCTCGACCCGTGGCCGCACCATTCCCTCGAGCAGCTCCACCAGGGCCTTGCGGCTCCCGGGGAGCACGCTCCCCTTCAAGGGGGTGCGGACGGGCCCCTTGGGCTCGGAGCGGGCATGAACGAGGCTCGCGGCCACGGAGCCAATGAGTTTCTTCTCCTGCTCATTGAAGAAAAGAAGCGACTTGCGCAGTCCTATTTCGAACTGCCGCCGGTTCGCGCTCCACTCTTCCAGCGATGCGCTCAATCCCGTGCGCATGGCCACGAGCGCATAGAGCGTTTGCAGCGCGTCCTGAAGCTGCGCGGGACGGGAACCGAGCGCATAGCGCTCGGCCACGCGCTCGATGGCGGCGTCCACATCGCGCCCGTCCACGGGCCCCCAGCTCAGGCGCTCCACCACCGCCATGAGCTGAGCACGGGCCTGCGCCTCTTCGAGTCTCTGGACAGCAGACATGGCTGCCGCTCGAGCCTGGACGCGTAGAAACATGGACTCCCCCCCGGTAAAGCACTCCAACCCATTCTCTCGCGGATTGCCGTGAGTTGCGATGGGGTGAATCATCGACTCAACAGTTCCACCCGGGCCTCTACATCCCCGTCATCTGCGGAGAGACAATCCGAAGCAAGGGGGGCTCGGAGGCATAGAGCAACTTGTAGGCGCTGTAGCTACCCAGCACGCGCTTCACATACTCGCGTGTCTCCTCGAAGGCGATGTGCTCCACCCACTCATCGAGCTCCGCCTGAGGCAAGGCCCGCTGCCAGCGCTCCACCGCCATGGGGCCCGCGTTGTAGGCGGCCACCGCGAACGCCGGGTTGCCTCCGAAGCGCTTGAGCAGTTGCCCCAGGTAGGTAGAGCCCAAGCGGATGTTGTCGGCCGGCTGGAGCAGCACCTGTTCCGAGATCGCCGGGAGCTGGAGCGAGGCAGCCACCTCGCGTGCCGTGGCGGGCATGAGCTGCGCGAGCCCCAAGGCCCCCGTGGAGGAACGTGCCCGGGGGTTGAACCGGCTCTCCTCTCGAATCAGCCCCTGCAACAGATCCGGATCCACCCGGGCCGCCTTGGCCTGACGTTCGATGATCGAGCGGTACGCGAGCGGCCAGGTGGCCTCCCAGATGGGCCGGGACGCGGGGCTCAGGGGGCCCCGCACCTCTTCATGCAACGAGGTCCGGGCCACCCGGCGCGCGGCCCATCCCCGCCCGGAGCGCTGGAGAATCTGAAAGACGAGCCGCGCGGGCTCTTCCGACAGCGACCGGTGGTCCACCGCGAGCAACTCTTCCACCGCACCGGGCAGGCCCAAACGAAGCAGCTCGACGCCCGCGGCGAAACGGGCATCCCGCTTGAGGGAGCCCAGGGACAAGGGCCACCGCTCGGTGGGAACCTCTTCGAGCACCTCCACCACCGCCGAGGCCTTCTGGAAAGCGGGCTTGAACGCGGACAACCGATCGGGCGAGAGCGTCACGAGACGCGAGCGGGCCAGCATCCCATACCAACTCGCCGGGCGCTCGGTGGCGATGCGCTCATAAGCGCTGAGCACCGGCTCCATGTTCTTCTGGGATTCCAGCGCCCGCGCATGCCAGTACCGGGCTCTCCAGAGCGCCTCATCCGTCCGCGCAACGAGCGGCAGCTCCTCCACGGCCTGGAGCGACGCCAGCGCGGCCTCGGGAGCCCCCGCCCGCTGGTGGAGCCAGAACGCTCGGAAGAGGGCCTCGGAGGCAAAGTTGCCCGCGGGATAGCGCCGGGCCACTTCCTCGTAGTGCGCCAAGGCGGCTTCGGCCTGGAAGGTCCGCTGCTCGAGCCAAGCCTCGAAGAAGAGAGCATCGTCGGCGTAGCCATGCTCCGGATAGTCCCGCGCCAGCGTGGCGTAGGTCGTGATGGCCGTCTCCGGGTCCACCACGGACTGCGAGTAGCCCAGCACGTAGAGCGCCTGGGGCCGGACTTCGGGCGAGTCGCA encodes the following:
- a CDS encoding transglycosylase SLT domain-containing protein, encoding MVECRRDAVMVLLVCAGALTGLPAGAQVPGEETAGEVLSEEQLEQLLDSPTEQPSDGDLSGESFGLEQLSSHFSQGTLAQARAEFGRGRYRRVRALLAREEPTLPVRFLSAQSAFQGGDFAAAAEEFAVLADAYGALREHCLLRSAQAHERLRHWERAAGQYRAVSVGSPLYPEARFSLARVLERQRDVTGALGALEELIQSRQSRGPDAIRMKALMKTCDLARKQGLYNVEHRALLEVWATHPMSREAENARRRLAGLPLPIKWRVRRGEALVELHHNVAAMELIDRVLPHVALPDPLACSAHLTYGRALRKERKHRQAIQVLTPVAQQCDSPEVRPQALYVLGYSQSVVDPETAITTYATLARDYPEHGYADDALFFEAWLEQRTFQAEAALAHYEEVARRYPAGNFASEALFRAFWLHQRAGAPEAALASLQAVEELPLVARTDEALWRARYWHARALESQKNMEPVLSAYERIATERPASWYGMLARSRLVTLSPDRLSAFKPAFQKASAVVEVLEEVPTERWPLSLGSLKRDARFAAGVELLRLGLPGAVEELLAVDHRSLSEEPARLVFQILQRSGRGWAARRVARTSLHEEVRGPLSPASRPIWEATWPLAYRSIIERQAKAARVDPDLLQGLIREESRFNPRARSSTGALGLAQLMPATAREVAASLQLPAISEQVLLQPADNIRLGSTYLGQLLKRFGGNPAFAVAAYNAGPMAVERWQRALPQAELDEWVEHIAFEETREYVKRVLGSYSAYKLLYASEPPLLRIVSPQMTGM